One genomic window of Metopolophium dirhodum isolate CAU chromosome 4, ASM1992520v1, whole genome shotgun sequence includes the following:
- the LOC132942851 gene encoding cryptochrome-1-like — protein MDFKMQNKHTVHWFRKGLRIHDNPSLREGLINANTFRCIFILDPWFAGASNVGINKWRFLLQCLSDLDNSLKKLNSRLFVIKGQPAEALPKLFRQWGTTNFTFEEDPEPFGRVRDQNIKVMCSEMGISVITRCSHTLYQLDKIINVNGGKAPLTYHLFQKLLECIDPPERAVPSIDKEFLGNAFTPTKYDHDEIFGVPTLEELGFKEINNIARHVWMGGETEALIRLQCHLERKAFIASFGKPKMTPQSLVASPTGLAPYLKFGCLSTRLFFSELNELYKKIRKSQPPLSLHGQLLWRDFFYCASTNNPNFDRMVGNPICVQIPWDKNPRALSKWANGQTGYPWIDAIMIQLRQEGWIHCIARHAVACFLTRGDLWLSWEEGMKVFDELLLDADWSVNAGYWMWYSCSSFYQEFIHCYCPVRFGRKVDPNGDYIRRYIPVLNNMPNQYIHEPWLAPESIQFTANCIIGIDYPLPIVNHINASKINLERMKLAYQQLSNCQPQLENGKLILISSLRR, from the exons ATGGATTTTAAGATGCAAAATAAACACACCGTCCACTGGTTTCGTAAAGGGTTGAGAATTCACGACAACCCTAGTTTACGAGAGGGGCTGATCAATGCTAACACGTTCCGATGTATTTTCATACTCGATCCGTGGTTCGCCGGTGCATCAAATGTGGGCATTAATAAATGGAG ATTTCTCTTGCAGTGTCTGTCAGATTTGGATAACAGCCTGAAAAAACTAAACTCTAGACTTTTTGTTATCAAGGGACAGCCAGCCGAGGCATTGCCTAAACTGTTCAGA CAATGGGGTACGACAAACTTCACGTTTGAAGAAGATCCTGAACCGTTTGGTCGCGTGAGAGATCAAAATATAAAAGTCATGTGTAGTGAAATGGGAATATCTGTCATAACTCGTTGTTCACATACCCTGTACCAATTAGACAA AATAATAAACGTGAATGGTGGAAAAGCTCCATTGACGTATcacttatttcaaaaattattagagTGTATTGATCCACCAGAAAGAGCTGTACCTAGCATAGACAAAGAATTTCTTGGTAATGCTTTTACACCAACTAAATATGACCACGATGAAATATTTGGTGTCCCAACACTCGAAGAActcg GATTTAAAGAGATAAACAACATAGCACGACACGTATGGATGGGGGGCGAAACGGAAGCATTGATAAGGTTGCAATGTCATTTGGAACGGAAAGCATTCATCGCATCTTTTGGAAAACCAAAAATGACCCCACAATCTTTAGTAGCTAGTCCCACTGGTCTCGCGCCGTATTTGAAATTTGGATGCTTATCCACTAGATTGTTTTTTTCAGAGTTGAATGAACTTTATAAgaag ATACGGAAATCCCAACCGCCACTTTCGCTGCACGGACAACTGCTGTGGCGAGATTTCTTCTACTGCGCGTCCACCAACAATCCGAACTTCGATCGGATGGTTGGAAATCCGATTTGCGTGCAAATACCTTGGGACAAGAATCCCCGAGCTCTGTCCAAGTGGGCCAAC GGACAAACCGGTTACCCATGGATCGATGCGATTATGATACAGCTGAGGCAAGAAGGATGGATCCACTGCATAGCGAGGCACGCAGTCGCGTGCTTTCTCACTCGGGGTGACCTGTGGCTATCTTGGGAAGAAGGAATGAAG GTATTTGATGAGTTATTGTTGGACGCCGATTGGTCAGTAAACGCTGGATATTGGATGTGGTATTCATGTTCGTCGTTTTACCAAGAGTTCATTCACTGCTATTGCCCTGTTAGGTTCGGTCGAAAAGTAGATCCAAATGGTGATTATATAAG AAGATACATTCCAGTGTTGAATAATATGCCTAATCAATATATCCACGAGCCGTGGTTGGCACCTGAATCCATTCAGTTTACTGCCAATTGTATCATTGGCATTGATTACCCATTGCCAATCGTCAATCATATCAATGCTTCTAAAATCAATCTCGAGCGAATGAAACTGGCATATCAGCAGCTGTCTAACTGTCAGCCACAATTAGAaaatggtaaattaattttaatttcctcaCTGAGAAGATAA